One part of the Ralstonia pickettii genome encodes these proteins:
- a CDS encoding DUF3828 domain-containing protein yields the protein MTRFLSLLVAAVCALAVGSASAAQAAVSQNSPEAAAISFYTWFIQHDSDQTYPLSEPDIERYVATDTVGRLRNDYAHAGPPNGVDYFLKVQDYDSRDWLAHIQVQRALMLGDVAVVPVSFGSQDPVHVLVFLKRVDATWKIIKIDDTWEYR from the coding sequence ATGACCCGCTTCCTTTCCCTGCTCGTTGCGGCGGTATGCGCCCTCGCGGTTGGGTCGGCATCCGCTGCACAGGCCGCCGTCTCGCAAAACTCGCCGGAGGCCGCAGCCATCTCGTTCTACACCTGGTTCATTCAGCATGATTCGGATCAAACGTATCCGCTGAGCGAGCCGGATATCGAGCGCTATGTCGCCACAGATACCGTTGGCCGGTTGCGCAACGACTACGCACACGCCGGCCCGCCAAATGGCGTGGACTATTTTCTCAAGGTGCAGGACTACGATAGCCGCGACTGGCTTGCCCATATTCAAGTGCAACGCGCGCTGATGCTGGGCGATGTTGCAGTGGTGCCGGTCTCTTTTGGCTCGCAAGACCCAGTGCATGTGCTGGTGTTTCTCAAGCGAGTGGATGCGACCTGGAAGATCATCAAAATCGACGACACCTGGGAGTACAGGTAA
- a CDS encoding APC family permease, whose product MARFAKMWQLLFGKPLDPLDPRTRHAIAVTPLLAWVGLGADGLSSSCYGPEEAFLALGQHTPLALFLALATAATVFIIALGYNQVIELFPTGGGGYRVATALLGPGPGLVSGAALLVDYVLTVATSLASGVDAFFSLLPVSAQAFKLGTEIVLVVLMTGLNFRGMRESILVLLPIFIGFVVLHLGLIIYGVAVHGQHLAAVVPEAVGEAHGMSQAFGPLVIIGLLMRAFSMGGGTYTGLEAVSNNVNMLAEPRVPAGKRTMVYMATSLAFTAGGIILLYMLWQAKPVEGQTLNAVVFGSVIDHMGLDSAFARSALLAAVLAFEAGLLLVGAQTGFLDGPAVLSNMAQDSWVPRHFRDLSTRLVRQNGIIVMGVASVIILLWTHGQVAVLVVLYSINVFLTFSLSLLGLCTYWWRRRRDGGNWYTHFGLSALGLSVTSTVLVITLVEKFMAGGWLTVVVTSAVVALCFLIRRHYDETRALIAKEDALFAGQPPVVDPATAPATPDPSQPTAILLVGKHRGASMHALLWVNRLFPGHFKNVIFLAVGEVDAQSYEGAEHLDHLRQTIGASLEYYVAHCRRHGMAADYRIAFGTHPIAEFTRLAETTMDAFPNSVCFASKLIFKQVNFLTAWLHNQTPLEIQTRLHVQGKQMVLLPMNVG is encoded by the coding sequence ATGGCACGCTTCGCCAAGATGTGGCAGTTGCTGTTCGGCAAGCCATTGGACCCGCTGGACCCGCGCACGCGACACGCCATTGCCGTGACGCCGCTGCTGGCGTGGGTCGGCCTGGGTGCGGATGGTCTCTCATCCTCCTGCTACGGCCCGGAAGAAGCCTTCCTGGCGCTGGGCCAGCACACGCCGCTTGCCTTGTTCCTTGCGTTGGCCACCGCTGCCACGGTGTTCATCATCGCGCTGGGCTACAACCAGGTCATCGAGCTGTTTCCTACTGGCGGAGGCGGTTACCGCGTAGCCACGGCGCTGCTCGGGCCCGGGCCCGGGCTCGTATCGGGCGCCGCACTCCTCGTCGACTACGTGCTGACGGTTGCAACGTCGCTTGCCAGCGGCGTCGACGCATTCTTCAGCCTGCTGCCCGTGAGCGCGCAAGCATTCAAGCTGGGCACCGAGATCGTGCTGGTTGTACTGATGACCGGGCTCAACTTTCGGGGCATGCGCGAATCCATCCTCGTGCTGCTGCCCATCTTCATCGGCTTCGTGGTGCTGCACCTCGGTCTGATCATCTATGGCGTCGCCGTACACGGCCAGCACCTTGCGGCTGTCGTGCCCGAGGCCGTCGGCGAGGCGCATGGCATGTCGCAAGCCTTCGGGCCACTGGTGATAATCGGGCTGCTGATGCGCGCGTTCTCGATGGGCGGCGGTACCTATACCGGCCTGGAGGCCGTCTCCAACAACGTCAACATGCTGGCCGAACCGCGTGTTCCCGCAGGCAAGCGGACCATGGTGTACATGGCAACGTCGCTGGCCTTTACGGCAGGCGGCATCATCCTGCTCTACATGCTGTGGCAGGCCAAGCCGGTGGAAGGGCAAACCCTGAACGCCGTGGTGTTCGGCAGCGTGATCGACCACATGGGCCTGGACTCCGCCTTCGCACGCAGTGCGCTGCTGGCCGCCGTGCTTGCGTTCGAGGCCGGCCTGCTGCTGGTGGGCGCGCAAACCGGTTTCCTGGATGGCCCCGCTGTGCTGTCGAACATGGCGCAGGACTCATGGGTGCCACGTCATTTCCGTGATCTGTCGACGCGACTCGTGCGGCAGAACGGCATCATCGTGATGGGCGTGGCCAGCGTCATCATCCTGCTGTGGACGCACGGCCAAGTGGCGGTATTGGTGGTGCTCTACAGCATCAACGTGTTCTTGACGTTCAGCCTGTCATTGCTGGGCCTGTGCACCTATTGGTGGCGCCGCCGCCGCGATGGCGGCAACTGGTACACGCACTTCGGTCTGTCCGCGCTTGGGCTTTCGGTCACCAGTACGGTGCTCGTCATTACGCTGGTCGAGAAATTCATGGCCGGCGGTTGGTTGACCGTGGTCGTCACCAGCGCGGTGGTCGCACTCTGCTTCCTGATCCGGCGGCATTACGACGAAACGCGCGCACTGATCGCCAAGGAAGACGCCTTGTTTGCGGGCCAGCCTCCGGTAGTGGACCCAGCCACGGCGCCGGCAACACCTGACCCGTCGCAGCCGACCGCCATCCTGCTGGTGGGCAAGCATCGCGGCGCCAGCATGCACGCGCTGCTCTGGGTCAACCGGCTGTTTCCTGGCCACTTCAAGAACGTCATCTTCCTGGCCGTGGGCGAAGTGGATGCACAGAGCTACGAGGGCGCGGAACACCTGGACCACCTGCGCCAGACCATCGGCGCATCGCTGGAGTACTACGTCGCGCATTGCCGGCGGCACGGCATGGCGGCCGACTACCGCATCGCCTTCGGCACCCACCCGATTGCCGAATTCACCCGACTGGCCGAAACCACGATGGACGCCTTTCCGAACAGCGTGTGCTTTGCCAGCAAGCTGATCTTCAAACAAGTCAACTTCCTGACCGCATGGCTGCATAACCAGACGCCGCTCGAGATTCAGACACGCCTGCATGTGCAGGGCAAGCAGATGGTGCTGCTGCCGATGAATGTGGGGTAG
- a CDS encoding universal stress protein, which produces MLKLLVPVNGSRHALDAVRHAAFLCQDRCASDIVLLNVQTPIEGGRASAYHSLQALREIEEQSGEEALRRARAILDDAGAHYVAQVRIGRVAETIAQTAAANQCDMIVMGSAARSPLGSLMAARLSNRLMRLSRIPVTLVR; this is translated from the coding sequence ATGCTCAAGCTTCTCGTCCCCGTCAACGGTTCTCGCCACGCGCTCGACGCGGTTCGCCATGCAGCCTTTCTCTGCCAGGACCGTTGCGCGTCGGACATCGTGCTGCTCAACGTACAGACGCCGATTGAAGGGGGACGCGCCAGCGCCTATCACTCGCTGCAGGCCCTGCGCGAGATTGAGGAACAAAGCGGTGAAGAGGCCCTGCGGCGGGCGCGCGCCATCTTGGACGATGCCGGCGCCCACTACGTTGCCCAGGTGCGGATCGGTCGCGTGGCCGAAACGATCGCGCAAACCGCTGCCGCCAACCAATGCGACATGATCGTCATGGGCTCGGCTGCCCGCTCACCGCTGGGCTCCCTCATGGCCGCCCGGCTGTCCAACCGGTTGATGCGCCTGTCTCGCATTCCGGTGACGCTGGTTCGCTAA
- a CDS encoding TorF family putative porin, with amino-acid sequence MGGVVFCAAALSSAAAFAQSTDAAPAPVAAPAAPASPLTANVTLASQYRYRGLMQTNNKPAIQGGVDYALPNGFYVGNWNSSISWLGDSNPNVSAPIEMDFYGGYKTELMKDVPIDAGVLQYYYPGSYPDGYTRPHTTEGYAQIGYGPVTFKYSHAFSNLFGFADSHHSQYFDLSGNFDTGFWGLTLNLHVGYQQVPHQVVRTSYADWKVGVTKDFGSGWTASLSYIDTNASRLAYTNTRNSYMGKATALLAVTKTF; translated from the coding sequence ATGGGTGGCGTTGTCTTCTGTGCCGCAGCACTGTCGAGCGCGGCCGCATTTGCGCAGTCCACTGACGCTGCCCCGGCACCTGTTGCCGCCCCGGCTGCACCTGCCAGCCCGTTGACGGCCAACGTCACGCTGGCCAGCCAGTACCGCTATCGCGGTCTCATGCAGACCAACAACAAGCCTGCCATCCAAGGCGGCGTGGATTACGCGCTGCCCAACGGCTTCTACGTGGGCAACTGGAACTCGTCGATCAGCTGGCTGGGGGATTCCAACCCCAACGTGTCTGCCCCCATCGAGATGGATTTCTACGGCGGCTACAAGACCGAGCTGATGAAGGATGTGCCCATTGATGCGGGCGTGCTGCAGTACTACTACCCGGGCAGCTACCCCGACGGCTACACCCGCCCGCACACCACCGAGGGCTATGCGCAGATCGGCTACGGGCCCGTCACGTTCAAGTATTCGCATGCGTTCTCCAACCTGTTCGGTTTTGCAGATAGCCACCACAGCCAGTACTTCGATCTGTCGGGCAACTTCGACACCGGTTTCTGGGGCCTGACGCTGAACCTGCACGTGGGCTATCAACAAGTGCCGCACCAAGTGGTGCGCACGTCCTATGCCGACTGGAAAGTGGGCGTGACGAAGGATTTTGGTTCGGGCTGGACAGCTTCTTTGAGCTACATCGACACGAATGCATCGCGTCTGGCCTACACCAACACACGTAACAGCTACATGGGCAAGGCAACCGCCCTGCTCGCCGTGACCAAGACGTTCTAA
- the kdpF gene encoding K(+)-transporting ATPase subunit F, with the protein MTWLYVLSGAITVVLLVYLFVALLWPERF; encoded by the coding sequence ATGACCTGGCTCTATGTGCTGTCCGGGGCCATCACGGTGGTTCTGCTCGTCTACTTGTTCGTGGCCTTGCTCTGGCCCGAACGTTTCTAA